ttttgttttctgatttattagattgcttttacttctttttatgttttgatatCTGAAGTTTCAAAGGTGAATCTCCATCTTCCTTAAGCCTGAGCAGGATTGGTGCCAGGGTAGCTCAGTTGTCTTAAAGGTTACTTTTTATAGTACCTTCGGTTTCACATCAAAAGTGAGGGtaagggatgaaacccatgtcccgggctttggtaggcagattcctattcactgagccatcgggaaagTCCTCTAAACAATGCTGAACTTGTAGGAGCCACTGGTTCATCACGGCCACCGCACACACGAGGTTTCCATATTTGAGCATGGGTAAATAAACAAGCGATGTGTGTCATCCTTTTTGAATTTACAGACACACAACCACCTGCTCTGCGCTCACTAGCCCTGCTAACTCACAACCACCTGCTCTGTGCTCACTAGCCCTGCAGACTCACACCACCTGCTCTGTGCTCACCAGCCCTGCAGACTCACAACCACCTGCTCTGGGCTCACCAGCCCTGCAGACTCACAACCATCTGCTCTGTGCTCACTAGCCCTGCAGACTCACAACCACCTGCTCTGGGCTCACTAGCCCTGCTGGTGTGACTTGCCCAGCAGGACTGTTACTGACATTGTGGTTgttctagttgctaagtcatgtgtaactcttccgtgaccccatggactggagcccgccaggctcctctatccatggatttcccaggcaagaacactggggtgggttgccatttcttctccaggagatcttactgaGCCAGAAatcacacctgggtctcctgaacgggcaggaggattcttttccacGGCGCCACCGGGAAGCCCATGCTGCTGATGATCACTTGCTGAAACCTCACAAGTTACGGTACCAAGTGTGAGCCTAATGGAAGCTATGGAAGCTGGGTCATGTTCATGTATTCACGTGGGTTCATCAATTGATAAAATGCACACCTCGGGGGTGGAATGTTGAATAGTGAGGAGGCCCTACACTTGTGGGCGGCAGGTATCTAGGAAAACTCTGTACCTTCCCTCACTTTTGCTGTGAAACTGAAGCTACTATAAAAAATAACCTTTAAGACAACTGAACCGCCCTGGCACCAACCCTGCTCATGCTCAAGAAAGATGGAGATTCACCTTTGAAACTTCAATATCAAAAggtgaaaagaagtaaaagcaatCTAATAAATTAGAATACAAAAGAGGCCATTAGACCCTAATAATTCCGTTCCTACAGTCACGGGGTGTCAGGGACACTGAGTGCAGAGCTAGCGGGCTTGACCCTAGTGTCCCTTTTGCTGGAAGAATCTCTGATCAGGGGCCTATGGAGCCGCcccaccttccttccctccatGAAGGCCAGGTCCCCTGATGggggcagagacagagaaggagggaagaCGAGGTTCAGAATCACTGCACCACCCTGGTCTTCCGATTCCATCTGGCCCTGCCCCATGAAGACAATAAGGGGGCACAGGAGGAAAGGAAATGCAGCCTTTTCCTGTCCACATGGACCCTCCGGCACAGGCAGGACACTGGACATTCCGCACCCTCCTCCTACTCACAGATGCTCCAGTCCTGCCCAAGGACTCAGAATGTTGCATCTGGATCCTCTTCGACAGAGAGAAACAGGCCTGGTGTCAACACAGATCTCAACCGGATGAAATCTTGGAGCGGGGTGTATAAGAGGAGATCTTGGATGAGAggcattggaaatgcagagtgggacacgattcAGCACGAATGATAGGCAGTGTGGAAAGGGTGAGTCGCTAGGTCGTATACGATCCTTCGCGACCTCATGTCTGTACCTGCCAgcaccctctgtccctgggattcgtATAATCATATGTAAACTCTTGACATATGCTTGAGTTGTCATAGGAGAAAACCTCCTGGAGGTACTTTTCCTTCGTCACTCCCAGCCATGGCCACCAGAGGGCGGCAGAGCTCCTCCACAGTCTGGAGCCTCCACAGGGCTGCCCACCTCTTTCCCACTTAGCAGCGCCCACCGCCCAGCAGCCTCTGACCCTCACCAACCGACTCCGTCCACAGTCCTCCCCACTCTCCCAGTTCCCCACACTGGTCTCTGTCAGCCGCTCCTCCCAGCCAGGCCCACCTGAAGGCCAGACTCCCCTCAGGTAGCTCTGCCCTCTGAGCCCCCTGTCCCTCTCTGCTGAGGGTCTGCTGACCCTTCACATCTCAGTCAAAAGATCACTTTCTCAGGGGTGCCTTCCATGACACGCAGTCCAGCTGAGATTCCGTGACACACTCCGGATGCACCAGACGCTGCCCCTTTAGTCCATCCCTCCATGATAATCAGCTCCttatttccagaattttctcTGAGTGTCTGTCTCCCCGTCACAAGGTCAGGTGTGTGAGCCAGAGTCCAAGTCTACCCTATTCTCTGGAGACCAGGACACAACCCAGGGCTGACAGGTCacacatgctcaataaatactccttattttcgggggctccaaaatcactgcagatggtgattgcagccatgaaattaaaagacactccctctttggaaggaaagttatgaccaaccgagacagcatgttaaaaagcagagacattactttgtcaacaaaggtctgtctcgtcaaggctatgatttttccagtagtcatgtatggatgtgagagttggactgtgaaagctgagtgccgaagaattgatgcttttgaactgtggtgctggagaagactcttgagagtcccttggactgcaaggagatccaaccagtctatcctaaaggaaatcagtcctgggtgttcattggaaggactgattttgaagctgaaactccagtactttgaccacctgatgcaaagagctgactcatttgaaaagaccctaatgctgggaaagattgagggcaggaggagaaggggacaacagaggatgaaatgactggatagcatcacgaactcaatggacatttgggtaaactcagggagttggtgatggacagggagacctggcgtgctgcggtttatggggttgcaaagagccggacacgactgagcaactgaactgaactgaactgaactgaaatagataAGGGAATCTACATAACAgaaaccaccccaccccccacccagtgTGCCACCAAGGGGTCAGAGAATATTCCTTGTGGACACAGGGGCCCTGGCTTCAGACTAGGGGGAGACCTTGAAGAGCCCACAGCTGCTCCAGGGCGGGACGTTATTTCTCCTGGAGTCAGGAGTGAGGACAGGGGCCTCTTATCTGTGACGAGTCAGACCTCTGCTCATTCCCAGATAATCacaccccctcccatctcctctcaGGAGAATCTTGTAGTCTCCCTGGAGGGCCTAGGCTGGCAGCTTGAGTCCTTCCCCTGCTCTCAGAGACCTGAGCTGGCTCAGACTCCCGATCCTCCATCCCAAGGGAGTCGCCATGGGGAGGGGGGAGCCCCAGCTGAACTAAGGATTTGGGGAGCAGCTCCTCATACCACGCCCCCTCATCTCTGGGGACACCTGGGTCTGGTCCCTGGAGACATCTCAGCCCCTCCCCCTAAGGCGTCCTGGGAAACGAGGGGAACTTCCAGAACAGAGGAACCAGCTTCTGCAGTTGCTCCATCTCAGGGGGACTGAGGTCCCATGGGGGTCTCCCCTCCCCTGACAGCGTCTCCAGGTGGAGCTGCCCCAGGTCCTGGCACTGTGGGGAGGCTGAGAGCCGACCACTGATGGGGACACAGAGAACTAGGGTGCAGGCCCAGTGCCGTGAGGCGGAGGACAGGGCCTTCTGGGGTCCAGCCCACAGGCCGCCACCCTCTCCCCAAAGCCTCAGAGACCCCCCGCCGGCCCTTCCTTTGAAGCCGCAGGGACTGAGAGCTCCTCCTGAGCACACGTCCACCTGGATGGATGGTTCTCCTGCCACTGAACAATGCCCATCGTCTCCCTGGGCTCACCCTGCACTGGGATGAGGTCGGGAAGCCTGGGGACCCACAGTGACCTGAACTCCGGCTGATAGCCTCTAGTCTGGAGGTCAGCGCCCACCTCTGCCCAGGGCGCACAGCCAGCTCACACCCTTTGGCCTTTGCACCCCTGTACAGCCTGTTAcattgtccctgggtctgttcatGACCTGCAGGGGGCAACATTGggccaaacagaaaattaacaggaAATTAACAGGTGAATATCCTTTTGCCTAAGGAAGTGGAGAAGGAGCCTGATTTCCATCCCTCCTTCTAAATAGCGGTCTCCAACCTTAAGGGAACCAGGGACCGGTCTCATGGAAGACAATTGCGGAGTGGTGGAGATGATTTTGGGataattcaagtgcattacaatTACTGTGCACTTATacctattattacatcagcttcacTTCGGGTCATTAGGTGTTAGGCCCCAGGGGACCCCTCCTCTAACAGACCCTCAGAGCCCCTCCTGGGTGCCCACACTACCCTGCCCAACCTTCTAGGGGCCTATGGGCACCCATGCCAGCTCCCATCCCTGCCTGCAGCCACCCATGGGAAAGATCACAGCGACCTCACAAAGATCAGCCAGGCTGACAGAGGAGGCCCTGGAATGGCAAGGAGGACCTGGACAGTTTCCGAACCAAGGCTCAGGcaacagacacacagagggagaGTCTCCCAGAACTTGACCCCAGGACCAGGGAGCCCACAGTCAGCCCACCCTcagcaccaggttcctctcttccCAGGACACACAGGAAACCTTTCCCTTCTCACCTGCCAACTGCAGCTCCTCCTGACACCCGGTTCTGGGTCTctgttcctggagaaggcaatggcaacccacttcagtattcttgcctggagattcctgtgggcggaggagcctggtgggctgctgcccatagggtcgcacagagtcggacacaactgaagagaattagcacacatgcatgcattggagaaggaaagggcaacccactccagtactcttgcctggagagtcccagggagggaggatcctgctgggctgctgtctatggggtcgcacagagtcagacacgactgaagtgtcttagcagcagcaacagcagcagtcccTGAGAACAGACGCCAGGCTGGTGACAAGCTAAGGTAGAGATCTGGTCCCCTCTCCAGGCATCACTCACGTGacccctttctctcctccagagTCAGTGTGACCTTCAGGCGGGTCAAATATCTGCAATCTTCTCAGATATTTGAGAACAACAGGAAGACCCTGGGCATCGAGCTGGGTTTCTGTGTCACAGGAACAATTACCACCAAAATTTGGAAACCCCTGGATCTGTGACTGTGCCGAGAGACCCCAGACCAAAACACAGCAGAGGCCaacactggggtgggtggggcggcTTAACCGCTCTTCTGGGGTCTCAGTCAGGCTGGGCAAGCGTGTGACCTGGCGGCTGCTGAAACAGCATTTCTAAGGTGTCACCTGGGGGTTCGTAGTCTTCATGAAGCTCCACAGGTGATTCCCACACACCGTGGGGAGGACGTCCCTGAGACAAGCGTTCCTAATGCACCCCCCACCCTCAGGCTCCTCCTctgaagggaaagacagagaggatGAGGGAGCGCCGTCGGGGAAGCTGAGTGTGCATCTGATCCAGACCAGTGGGGACCCCGGACCCGGACACTCCAAGGTTGTGCTTTTCCAgacaagggtgtgtgtgtgcatgtgtgtgtgtatagatgtgtGGGTATCTAGGTATCTGTATGTAGCTGTGTGTGTAGGTATGTGTGagtagaggtgtgtgtgtgtaggggtgtgtgtgtgtgtgtgtgtgtgtgtgtaggtggagAATCACTGCTCTAGAAGGCAGAGGACTCAGCAGAGTTCAGGGAATAGAAATACAGAcagagggggaagggggaggggggccactagggagggaaggaggggaggggaggcagggggcgGAGCCTGGGCAGAGACCCCGCCCCCAGGGCACGTGACCCAGCGAACTTCTTCTGCTCCCGGGCAGGCCCAGCACAGAGCACAGAGCGGGAAGGACAGCAGAGCTCCTGCAAGGACTGCAGGGCTTGTGAGCGTTTCTGGAGAGGAAGTTCTCCTCACAGAGAGAGGGACACAGCAGACCGCAGGCACCATGGAGCCCCTGTCAGGCCCTGCAAGCAGGCGGCATGTCCCCTGGAGCAGGCTCCTGCTGGCAGGTGAGAGGGGACAGTGTTCAGGGAGGAGGCGGAGACTGGAGAACGAGAGACTGGCTGGTCCCTGGGGGAGACGGGGCTCTGAGAGGGGACAGGGGGCTTCTGTTCAGACTGAGGGCCGAGCGGAGTGGACCGGGGAGGGAGGGGCTCAGCCACAGGGGACTCTGCATGAGCTAGAGCTGGCGAGGGGCGGGAGGACTCAACAGCTGTAGGTTTTATGTGTAATTCTTCACTGAGCAGTAACTGTTGAAGActgatgatgataataacaatTTATATCTGGGTGTCACTACAGAAAAAGATAACCAGCACAGTAAACACTGTCCTTACCTGGCACCCTTAGAAACTGACAAATAAAAGCAGGCTGTGGAATTCCTGGGAACTCTCCTTCCTTCATCCCCAGGTACTAATGTCTGGAGCCTGGTCCAGGCCCTGGGTTTCAAGCAGGATCAGACAAGCCCCTGCCCTCACGGAGCCCGCGCTCTGTGGGGAGGAAGACACACAAGCAGAGAGATGGAGAGTGTGCTGGCGGGTGCTCCAGGCGTCACGCAGGAACCCGAGCGGGGAAGGGTCAGCAGTGAGCACGGAGGGTCTTTACAGCAGCCGGTCGGAGGGAGGGGCATCTCCCAAGAGGCCCTGAATGTGAGCAGGCGTGTGAGGGCAGCGAGGGGGTGAGCCAGGGACAGCTGGGGGAGCAGAGGGAAATACAGCCCAGAGGGGCAGATGTGACGGGGGTCATGCTGCTGAccttaaccacacacacacaaacatacacacatacacacccacactaAGGCTGAGGGATAAAGAGACCAACTCAGGACCCAGAGCACCATTTTCCCATCCCCCACGCAGGTCACAATATTAAcgatttctctctcttccctcccagtCTCACTCTTAACTTTCTGGACCCCGCCCACCACTGCCCAGCTCACTGTTGAAACGGCGCCCTCTCTTGCTGCAGAAGGGTTGGATGTTCTTCTACTTGCCCACAACGTGACAAAGAATCCTCTAGCctatgcctggcacagaggagaaAGGGTAGACAATGCCCAGCTAATTGCATCGTATAGGGTAGGTAATAATGCAACTACCAATGGGCCTGTGTACAGCAGACGGGAGACACTTTACCCCAACGGAACCCTGCTGATCCGGAACGTCACCCAGAAAGACACAGGATCCTACACCCTGCTCGTTACAAAGGAGGATTTACAGACAGAAAGACAGGCTGGACACCTCCACGTGCACCGTGAGTGCTTCCTCTCTGACCTGGGGTGTTCGGCAGGCGGGGCAGGGGTGACGGTGGTGGTGAATTCTGTTCACACTCGAAGGACTGACAGCCCCGGAAGTTGCCCCCATGCCCCTCTGCACTATGTCCCGGGTTGCAGTTTGAGCATTCAGTGCAGGACACACACTGTGGAGACAAACTCCAAAGGGTCAGAAATGCTTCCAGGAAGCCAGCCCTGCAGACACTGTGCAGAGAGAAGGGCGGGCTGATGGAGGGACTCAGCAGAGGGACAGCACTCTCAGTCCAGCCCTCTGGGCCCCTCCCTGTGACCAGGACCCTGAGGAAGACCGTGCAGGACTCAGGGAAGACCCTGGCCTGAGGGCCCCAGGGATCCTCACAGAGAAGCTCAGCCCCAGGAAGCCCCTCCCAGACCCTGTCCCAGGGCTCCTGCCTCCAGTGACACTGGGAAGCCTGTGACAAATCCCTAGGCTCCTAAGCTGGTCACCAGCCAGGGCTCAGCCCTGAGAGCCACGTCCGCTCAGGGGCACAGCCTGGTCCTACTCCTGAGACTCGGCATGGAGAGCACACAGGTACAAGGTCTCCAGGAATCAACCAAATGCCCTGGGGGACTTGGAGACTCCAGAGAAATCTCAGCACCCCCAGAGAGGAACAGAGGAAGGAAGACACTCCTGGCAGCTCCTCGACCCCAGGGTGCCGCCCAGGGAGCTCTCTCCCCAGGCTGGTTGATGAAACCAGGAGAGACACCAGGTGGTCTCTGAATCCCACCCAGGTCTGTCCACCACTAAACGCTGCTGCACAGTAGACCCCCGAGGAAGCCTGTGCTTCTCCCAGACATAGAGCAGGTGGCCTCACACTCTGAGCTAAGGTCCCCATGCATTTGTCTTGCCATGCACAACATGCCTTATCTTTAAAGACTCTGTCTGGCTGAGAGGCGAAGGATGCCAGTTTTGTTAAAGGTGTTTCTACAGGAGGCTAAGGTATAAAGAAAGggaaactgttagtcgctcaatcacgtcccactctttgctaccccgtgtgCTATAGCCCAGCAAGTTCCGCTGTccttggaactctccaggcaagaatgctgactGGGTAGcaattcccatctccaggggatcttcccaacccagggattgagcccagggctcctacactggcaggcagattctttactctctgagccgccagggaggcTCAGGGCAATGTTCTCTCTGTTATCTGCACAGCGGTGCTACCCTCACCCGTCATCACCAGCAACCTCTCCAACCCCAGGGAGCACGAGGACACTGTGGTGTTAACATGTGGATCTGAGACCCAGAACACCTCCTACATGTGGTGGATCAACAGTCAGAGCCTTCCCAAGAGCACCAGGCTGGAACTGTCCGAGGACAAGAGGACTCTCACAGTAGTCACCGTGACAAGGAATGACACAGGACCCTATGTGTGTGAAGCCCGGAACCCAGTGAGTGTCAGCCGCAGTGACCCATTCACCCTGGATGTCCTCTGTGAGTAACCTCTGTTCCTAGGTGACCTGAGCTGCCCACCCAAATGCATGTTGCCAGAGGCCAATTGACACCCATCCCTCTCAGGTCCGAGTACATGGGCCATCACCCCTGGACACCCAGACTGGACATGACTTCCTGTCCCAGGCAAGTCCAGGCAGGTCCACCTTGAATGAAGCCAGGGAGGGGATGGGCTGCTCTGTGTTGGTGGCTGAGGATCACCAGAATGTGATGCGAGAAACGAATTAATGTCAGACTCACAGTGAGTGAGCATGAAGCTAATGATTGCAAATTTTTCAGACAAGCGTGTGAACAGCTCAGAAGGACCCAGGGGCCCAGTATAGACCAGGAACCTCCCTTCCCTCTGGTTGCACCCCGTGTGGCTTTCTGCTCTTTGCTCCAAATGGTCCGGACACCCCACCACTTCCCctcagactcctctgaccatccAGAGGGGGAACCTCAAGCTCTCCTGCCACACAGCCTCTCACCCAGCCACACAGCGCTCCCGGCTTGTCAGTGTGAGACCCGGCAATGCCCCCAGGCTCTCTATCCCCAATCACAACATGTACTCTCAGGTCCTACATTCCCTGACTGGCCTGGATAGCACCACAGTCAGAAAACCAAGGTTCCCAGGGCTGATAGCACAGAGCTGTCCAGTACTAGAGTGTTGTCCCAGCAACCAGGCAAGGGTCCCCCTGGCGTGATCTGGGGGTCAGAGGAGATGTGCGTTCGTCTCTTTCCCATTGTCACCTGAACAAAGACCCAGGGCCTTCCTCACAGTCACCTTTACAGAGGTCACTGGGCCCCGAGACTGCGGAGGGAGCATGGCCCAGGCCCGTGACCCACTCTCAGCAGtcacccctctctctctccacagccCCTGTGGCAAAACCCTCCCTCCAAGCCAGCAACGCCACAGTCACAGAACACAAGGGCCCCGTGGTCCTGACCTGCCTCGCAGATGAGACTGGGGTCTCCATACGCTGGTTCTTCAAAGGTCAGAGTCTCCTCCTCGCAGAGAGGATGACACTGTCCTCAGACAAGAGCACCCTCACCATAGACCCCGTCAGCAGAGAGGACACCGGGGATTATCAGTGTGAGGCCTTCAACAGGGGCAACTCCAGCAGAAGCGACCCCCTCAGGCTGCGTGTGACCTGTGAGTGGCCATCATCGCCTCCTGTCTTagtcgttcagtggtgtccgactttcTGTGACACCACGGACTTGAGCTCcctaggctactctgtccatgggatttcccaggcaagagtcctggagtggggtgccattcgctactccaggggatcatcctgacccaaggatcaagcccgagtctactgcactgcaggcgcTCTTCCCGtataggccaccagggaagcccattttaaccTG
The genomic region above belongs to Budorcas taxicolor isolate Tak-1 chromosome 18, Takin1.1, whole genome shotgun sequence and contains:
- the LOC128063164 gene encoding carcinoembryonic antigen-related cell adhesion molecule 3-like; the encoded protein is MEPLSGPASRRHVPWSRLLLAVSLLTFWTPPTTAQLTVETAPSLAAEGLDVLLLAHNVTKNPLAYAWHRGERVDNAQLIASYRVGNNATTNGPVYSRRETLYPNGTLLIRNVTQKDTGSYTLLVTKEDLQTERQAGHLHVHPVLPSPVITSNLSNPREHEDTVVLTCGSETQNTSYMWWINSQSLPKSTRLELSEDKRTLTVVTVTRNDTGPYVCEARNPVSVSRSDPFTLDVLSPVAKPSLQASNATVTEHKGPVVLTCLADETGVSIRWFFKGQSLLLAERMTLSSDKSTLTIDPVSREDTGDYQCEAFNRGNSSRSDPLRLRVTWQENSRALGVGAITGIVIGVLLVLTPLAGLGCFIFLHRGNWPPASTSGRGPSGSSVSQASLPDARPPAPIYQELLRPDTDVYCHISHKADVGP